The genomic segment CACCCGCTCGGCCACCCCACCCAGCGGCAGGCCGGGGAGGCCGCCATTGCCGCGCGACCCCATCACGATCAAGTCCGGCTTCTCGTCTTCGGTGGCGCGCAAAATGGCCTCCGCCGCCGGGCCTTCAACGGCCAGGGCCGTCACTTGCAGACCTTCAGCTTTCAGGCGCTCGCCAACCTCGGCAATGATTTCTCTGGCCTCTTCCGCAAGCGAGGCTCTAAATTCTTCCATCATCGCGCCGCGACTCCGGAGCGAGACCGGCGGGTTGAAGGCATAGAGCGCCACAATGGTTGCCCCGCTCATTTTGGCAAGTTCAGTGGCATATTGAACCGTGCGCTCGGCATGTTCTGAGCCGTCTGTGGGAAGCAAAAGTTTTTTGATCATCAGGATTCTCCCAGGCAAAGGCCGGGCACAAAAAGATGCGCTCCCGGCAAGAATGGTTCCGTATTTCAAACATGAATACTATTCAGATCGTGAAGCGAAGTCAAACAAACTTTTGTCTGCCTGCTTCATTGTTCATTGTCCATTTCTATGCTATCCTCGCCGGCAAAATTCAACCCTCTGGAGCCAAGCACATGACCTCTCTCGCCGCCCTGCGCGTCTACGACAACATTCTGGAATCCATTGGCAACACGCCTCTCGTCCGCCTTAACCGGGTGACGCAAGGCCTGCAATGCAAGATGTACGCCAAAGTGGAATTTTTCAACCCCGGCGGATCGGTCAAAGACCGGATCGGGCTGGGGATGATTGAGGAGGCGGAACAAAGCGGGCGGCTCAAGCCGGGCGGCACGGTGGTTGAGTCCACGTCGGGCAACACCGGAGTCGGCCTGGCTATCGCCTGCGCCATCAAAGGCTATAAGGCTGTCTGCGTCATGCCCGACAAGATGAGCATGGAGAAGATTCGGCTCCTGCGCGCCTTCGGGGCTAAAGTCATTATCACCCCCACCGCCGTCGAGCCGAGCGACCCGCGTTCGTATTACAGTGTGGCAAACCGCATCGTGGCCGAAACACCAAATTCCATTCTAGCCAATCAGTATCATAACCCAGTCAACCCGCAAAGCCACGTGCAAACCACCGGCCCCGAAATTTGGGAGCAGACCGAGGGCAAGGTGACGGACGTGGTGATTGGCATGGGAACCGGCGGCACGATCACCGGCGTGGGGCGCTTTCTCAAATCGAAGAACCCGGCCATTAAAATCGTCGGCGTTGACCCGGTTGGCTCACTGCTCTACGACACCTGGCGGCTGGGCCGCGTGCCCGACGAGCCGTTTTTGAAGACGTACAAGATCGAAGGTATCGGCGAAGACTTTCTGCCGACTGCGCTCGATCTATAGGTGGTGTATCAGGTCATTCAAGTGGGCGACAAGGAATCATTTCTGGCGACGCGGCGCCTTGTTAAAGAAGAAGGTATCTTCTGCGGCGGGTCGTCGGGCACGGCCGTGGCCGCCGCCTTGCGCTACGCTCGCGGCTTTGGGCCGGATCGCTTCGTCGTCGTCATCCTGCCCGACTCGGGTTCGCGCTACCTCTCCAAAGTATTCGACGATGAGTGGATGCGCGAGATGGGCTTTTTGGAGTCGGCCTGGGCCGAGGCGCGGGCCAGCGACGTGTTGACCACCAAAGCCGCCCCGACGCTCCACGTTGCCCACCGTAATGACCGCATGACCGAGGTGATCGGCCTGATGAAGAAATACGACATCTCACAATTGCCAATCGTGGATGATCAGGAGGCGCTGGCGGGCATGGTCACCGAGATCGATCTGCTCAATCACTTAATCACAGCCGAACACAAACATGACCCGGACGAATCAGTGGAAGCCGTCACCCGGCCCGAAGTCGCCATTATTTCACCCGACACGCCGCTCGAGGCCCTTATGTCCATCTTTGTCACCGGCCAGGTGGCCGTCGTTGTCGAAGACAAAAAACCGGTGGGCATCGTGACCAAGATTGACCTGCTGGATTATCTGGCAACTCAGAAACGATAAAGGATTTCAGCCGCGAATTTCGCTAATTGTCGCGAATTGCTTGAATCAAATTCGCACTCATTCGCGCAATTCGCGGCAAAAAAGTCATGACCCATCAACTTCACCCGCTCATCGATCCCGAAACTCCCGATTTGCAAATCGTGCCGCTCGAGTTGCTGGTGGAGCACGAGTACAACGACGTTCAACGCACCGCGCCGCTGGCCCGGCGGCTTGAGGCCGAGGGCCTGCTCAAGAACCCGCCCATCGCCACGCAACTGGGCGACCCTTCGACACTCCCTTCGGTCGCAGGGCAAGACTCGCGTTACGTGGTGCTGGACGGCGCGAACCGCACGACGGCGCTGATGCATTTGGGTTACAAACATTGCCTGGTGCAGTTGGTGCGCTACGAGCCGCCGCAGGTTACGCTCTCCACCTGGCATCACCTGGTGACCGGTATTGACATTGAAACGTTTTCATCCGAGCTGGATGCGATTGACGGCCTTGATTTTCGCGAGAGCGACTTGCTCCACGCCCGCGCCGGCCTGGCCCGCCGCGACCTGATCTCTTATACGATTCGCGCCGACGGCAAGGTGTTTTCGGCTCATGCCAGTGATCACAGCATTCATGGCAAGAACACCTTACTCAATGCGATGGTGGACACTTACAAGGAAAAGGGCGGTCTCTTCCGGGCCACGACCGACAACCTCGAAGAGGCCCGCAGTTTGTACCCGAACCTGACCGGGCTGGTGATCTTTCCCAACTACGAACCGGTGGAAGTGATGGCCCTGGCCCGCGACGGTGAACTGATGCCCACCGGCCTGACCCGCCACTTGATTCAGGGCCGCGCCCTGCGCCTCAATTACCCGCTGGCCGATTTGAAAGCGGACGAGTCGCTGGAGGCCAAGAACGCCCGCCTGGCCGGGTGGCTGAAGAAGAAGATGGCGACGAAGGAAGTGCGGTATTACGCCGAGGCGACGTATCTGTTTGATGAATAGGCCGGCTAGTCGAGCGGGCTTTTGACGGCGAGGCCGCCGCGATTGAGGACATGGGTGTAGATCATGGTGGTCTTGACGTCGGCGTGGCCGAGAAGCTCCTGCACGGTTCTGATGTCGTAGCCCGACTCTAATAAGTGTGTCGCAAACGAGTGCCGAAACGTGTGGCAAGTAGCGTTTTTGGTGAGGCCGACGGCGCGCACGGCGTCTTTCACCGCTTTCTGCAAACCGCTCTCGTCAACGTGGTGGCGGCGGATGACGCCAGGGGCGCGCGGGTCGGGCGAGAGGCGGTCGGAGGGGAAGACATATTGCCAGGCCCACTCTTTATGCGCGTTCGGGTATTTGCGCTCCAGAGCAAAGGGCAGGTAGACAGCTCCGTAGCCTTTTTCCAAGTCGCTCTGATGCAATTGTTTCACCCGCGCCAGTTGTGCCCGGAGCGGCTCGCGCAGTTGGTCGGGCAACATGGTGACCCGGTCTTTCATGCCTTTGCCTTCGCGAACGACGATCTGGTGTTGGGCGAAGTCCACGTCTTTGACTCGCAGACGGACACATTCCATGAGGCGCAGGCCACTGCCGTAAAGGAGTTTGGCCATGAGTTGATGATCGCCGGACATCCGGCGGAGGACGGCCTGGACTTCATCTTTGGCAAGGACGACGGGGAGGCGTTCGGGCTTTTTGGCGCGGACGATGTTGAGCGGTTCGTCCAAGTCCATTTGCAGGACTTCACGATAGAGGAAAAGGATGGCGCTGAGGGCCTGGGTTTGGGTGGAGGCGGCGACGTTTTGTTCAACGGCGAGATGGGTGAGGAAAGCGGTGATCTCGGCGGCGCCCATCGTCTCTGGGTGGCGCTTATGATGGAAGAGGATGAATCGCTTGGCCCAATCCACGTAACTGGTTTCGGTGCGGATTGAATAATGGCGAGCGCGGAGGGCATCGCGCATTTGTTCGAGGAGGGGTTTCTTTTGGGGGCTGATGGTTGTCATGGATGGTTGCGCTCTTTGGGAAAAGCAGTAGAATGATTGCGGTTGAGGGCAGAGGCAAAGTATCCTTGAAGGCAAGGATAAAAAGCGGAAATCCCTTTCCGCAAAACGGGCCAATGAGAGGGCTTAGCTGGAAAAATTCCGGAGAACGCCCTTCAGGGGCCTATTTTACCTCAACATTAATCCGTGTAAAGCGTTTGCCTAATGTACGGAAAAATTCCAGCTACTATTAGTTCGGCGGCTTGTCCTCAAACCAATTGAACAGACATGAAAGGAGACTCCAAATGAACATCTTCAATAAACTCTTCGGTAAAAAAAGTGGAAAGCAATCAGCCTTTGCTCTCATTGAGGCAACTCAATCCAGAGCCATTCCCGAAGCTGATTTATCAGCAGACACAGATTTTGCCAAATCGAGAATTGAACAAGCTTCGATGGGGGGAACTATTGTTGGCATATCACCAAATAATCAAAGCCAAATTCTTTTCGTGTCCAAACAATCATTCTCACAAAATGAAATACTTGCGCTCCGCACTGCTATTGAGCAAGGTAATGTAAGAATCCAATTAGGATACAAGAATTATCCTAGTTATCCCATCTTCCTTGTAAAGCCAACAATCTTGGATAATCCTAGCAACCCGTTTTGGCTTGAAACATTCCCAAACATTGGCTTGCCAAATGACAAAACTGTTGTACAAAAACTTACAAATGTCAACAAGCTTCGCATTTGTTTTCATTTTTACAAAGGAGATACCACCTTGCTATTTAAAGCAGGTTATGAAGCCATGTTTGCACCTCCAAACGAATTGATTGGTATCCTCTCTGTAGCCGAAAACTATCTTAATTCGATATCATCTTCAAGACGAAGTTATTCAGGAGCAATGAATCAATTCTTCGCAGAGAACCCATAACCCCGCCATTCTCACGTGTAATGAAAGGAGATTCCACAATGAACGAAAACAAGGCAAAAGCACAAGAAGCGGCTCTTCGCTGGTGGCGCTCACCCCAAAGCCGAATGTTTTGGGATGGCAGAAACCCTCAAGATGGTGAGGCGAACTGTGAAAATTGCGGTCAACCCATATCACCCTTACAAGGGTATCTATGCAAGCCGCAGAAGCTTGTTTGTGAGGAATGCTTTGATACTCATAACTATATAGCATATGAAAGTCCGTCCATTACCTCAAGCAGAACAAATCAGTTTGAGCCCTCTCTGCGAATCCTGCCACCCAAGAAATGGTGGGAGTTTTGGAAAAAATAAGAGAAGTGCAGAAGTGCAGTAGAAGTAATCTGCCTCTCCGTCGCACTCATTTGCATTCATAGAGCCGCCGAACAAAGCGTGCAGTGGATGGTGGGGATTCTGCGCGTTTTATAAGCAGTTTTCTGGCTTCGAGTTTTTCCTACCTCACAGGCATTATCTCAGCCCGCCCCACCACCACTAACGCAAACCGTTGGGCGGTCTCCGGCGAAGTCCTTCGACAAGCTCAGGATGTATTTCGGGAGGAGCCTGCCCTGAGCTTGCCGAAGGGGTCAGCACATTTCAAAAGTAGGTGAAGCGGCGAACCGCCAACGAGTCTTTCGGCAAAAGCCTGCCCTGAGCGAAGCCGAAGGGTCGGGCGGCGGGTGAAGTGATCGCCGCGTTCAAACAGCGCGTGGCACGCGGGCGACGACCAGCACCGCGCCCACGTCCCGCGCTTCCTTTACCAGCTAGTCAGGTCGGCGCGTTCGCCGCCAGCGGTCGGATTGCTTCCTGGATTCTGTTTGTTGGCCGAGTCGGTGACGCAACTGGATTCTGTTTATCATCCGGCCAGCGTGATCCACGCAACCGCCCGCTCGCTAGCAGTCGTAGAGGCCGGTTAGCTCTTTCGGTCGGCGTCGGGTGACAAGCCAAGTGCAAGCCGGGTCAGTGTGACTTTTACTCCGCAAACGAATCGCACGGCCAGCAAAAGATTTTCGGTCAGCGTCGGGCGAAAAGCAAGGTACAGGCGGGGTCAGTTTGACTCTTTGACAATCAAGGAGTTGCAAGGCAAGCGGTAGTGACCTGTAAAATATTGGCTGGGGCCAGTCCGCGTCGGGCCAGTCTTTCGCCCAACACCGGCGTGCAGGCGACTCGCCTCCGCTGCGCTCCGGCGAGCGCCTGACGCCGACCGGTTGGGCGGCTCTACCACATCGAGGACTTGCTGAAAAACCGAGCAAGGAAAAGACGGTGAGGATGAGCAAGGGAACGTCGGGTTGCGGGTTTGCATCCGTAGCCGCCCAACAAGCGGGTGTAGCCGACCCGCTTCGCTCTGGCACTTCGGGCGAGTCTGATAATCACGCGGGCGGCTAACCCGCAGGCGTTAGGGCGCACAAAGAAAACCGCCATAATATGCCAAAGCGAACAAACGATTTTCAGCGGCTTGTCTACTTGGTAAGGGTGAATCTTGCAGATGGCGCAATCGTCACCGAGTCAAAGATGCTCGAAGATCGGGCCACAGGAACGATGCGCGAAGTAGATGTGTGCATCGAAGGCTCGGTCGGCGGTCAAGGCGTAATAGTGTCGGTTGAGTGTCGCGACCATCAGCGTGTCGCTGATGTTACCTGGGTTGAGCAATTGAAAGTGAAGCATGATCGCCTTCCTACCAACGCACTCATTCTTACCTCGCGCGCTGGCTTCACTCCAGAAGCGCGCGAGGTTGCTCGGCTTTATGGGATTCAAACATTTTCACTCGATGACATCGAATCCGCTGACTTCAAATCATTGTTTGGATTTGACAGCTCGCTCTGGGCCAAATCGGTTACTGTCTCGGCAAACAAAGTCACTGTTTCAGTTCTGCCTATGGAAACCTTCGCAGAAGAAACGGTTTCTGTGATGCCTACGAATCTTATTTACACGATTGAGGGTCAGGAGGTTTGTCAGATTGGCGAACTCGTCCAAAAGCTATTAAGTTCACCGCGGGTGGGAGATTACCTGCTGGAGAAGGGACAGAACGACCATGTGTGGTTTGAACTTGACTGGGAACCGCCAAGAGATCACTTGGACAGGCCGCTGTTCATGAAAAAGGTCGACCCGCCGGTGCTTCGTGAGATCAAAAAAATACATATTCAGGGGCCTAGCAAATTTCAGATAGAGAAGTTCGAAATGGGTAGCGGGTGCATTGGAGATGTGCATGTCGCGTGGGGGAAGACAGAGATTCTTGGACAAGACACTATGGTAGTTGCTACCAAAGACAGCGAAGGTATTCGGAAGATGTCTGTAAATTTTGCGGGCAGCCCCAAACAAGAATGATATTGTGCGCCCTAACCCTGCATGCAGCGGATTTGGCTTCGCCCTCCGCTCCGCTTCGGGCTACGCCAAACCGCTGATGCTTTCGTTAGCCGCCTGCGCAAAATCGCGACAATATTCCAACACCTATATGTGAAAGGAGTTCGGCGTGGTTACCAATCTTAATGTTGCTTGTGCGGTACGGGGTTGCCCCAATCCTGTGATTGGGCAATGCGGCGGATATAACCGGTCTTGTGGCCAATATTACTGTGCCACTCATTCAGCTGATAAGTTCTGCGCTGATTGTGTTAAACGTCGGGCACAAGATGAAGTAGTTAAAGAGTATGTACAAATTGCGGAACGTGTTCGGAAGGATTCTATAAAAGCAGCTTACTTCCCCCTCGTCCCTCTAACATTAATTGGTAGCATTGTTGTTGGGTGTCTGCCTACTATTGTGTTATATCCCGTTATGTCTTCAATTGCAGAAAATTTGCAAACATCGCACAATCCGGCCCTCGGATCAATCGGAATGTTATTGATGTCTATAGCCTACGGCTCTTGTGCATTAGGTATCTGCGGGCCTCTTATTGGAAGCATAGCACAGTATTTCAAGACACGTCGTATAGAGCAAGAAAAGGCCCATGAGGTAAGCAAGAGCAAACCAGGTTTTGCTGAGTTTTTTCAAGAATGGAGATCCGAAAAACGAGCAGAAGAACTAAAGAAGGGCCTTGCTGTAGCTGGGATAGTAGCGGCAGGGGCTTTAGCCGGGATGGCCAAAGAGGCAGAAAG from the Chloroflexota bacterium genome contains:
- a CDS encoding universal stress protein, coding for MIKKLLLPTDGSEHAERTVQYATELAKMSGATIVALYAFNPPVSLRSRGAMMEEFRASLAEEAREIIAEVGERLKAEGLQVTALAVEGPAAEAILRATEDEKPDLIVMGSRGNGGLPGLPLGGVAERVVRMSPVPVLVVK
- a CDS encoding integron integrase, which gives rise to MRDALRARHYSIRTETSYVDWAKRFILFHHKRHPETMGAAEITAFLTHLAVEQNVAASTQTQALSAILFLYREVLQMDLDEPLNIVRAKKPERLPVVLAKDEVQAVLRRMSGDHQLMAKLLYGSGLRLMECVRLRVKDVDFAQHQIVVREGKGMKDRVTMLPDQLREPLRAQLARVKQLHQSDLEKGYGAVYLPFALERKYPNAHKEWAWQYVFPSDRLSPDPRAPGVIRRHHVDESGLQKAVKDAVRAVGLTKNATCHTFRHSFATHLLESGYDIRTVQELLGHADVKTTMIYTHVLNRGGLAVKSPLD